One window of Pseudacidobacterium ailaaui genomic DNA carries:
- the tkt gene encoding transketolase, producing the protein MSEIDQLSINTLRFLAVDAVEKAKSGHPGAPLGDAPMAYLLFHKYMRHNPANSHWSNRDRFVLSNGHASALLYGLLHLSGYKVSLEDLQQFRQWGSNTPGHPERGDTDGVEVTTGPLGQGFAMGVGLAAAEKHLAAVYNRPGFDIVDHYTYGICSDGDLMEGISHEAASLAGTLGLGKLIYLYDDNLISLDGPTDLSYTEDVLKRFEAYHWHVQMVQDGNDLEALGKAIEAAKAVKDKPSLIAVRTIIGYGSPLAGTNKVHGEAMGAENVKKTKEALGWPADKTFYVPEEARKNWLTIVDRGKKAEAEWNALFAEYKKQYPELAAEFERTQAGKLREGWEKTIPVFPSDKPVATRNAGNVVMNAIAKQVPELIGGAADLTASTKTIVKDGGNFHLDAKGVNIWYGVREFGMCAIVNGMAAHGGVIPYGSTFFVFTDYAKPALRMAAIMHVHSLFIFTHDSIALGEDGPTHQPIEHLMALRAVPHLTDFRPADANETAAAWRLALERNSPSFMALSRQDLPVLDAATHNIYDGVKHGAYIVEKGGDSPDLLIVATGSELWPALEAATALKKDGITARVVSMPSWKLFEEQSEEYKSSIFPDHLPKLAVEAGSPIGWWKYVGRHGDVIGLERFGASAPGKVVLEKLGFSATNIAARGKALLDRVRKTEAAMAGK; encoded by the coding sequence ATGAGCGAAATTGATCAACTTTCTATCAATACACTTCGTTTTTTAGCTGTAGATGCCGTAGAAAAGGCGAAAAGCGGGCACCCTGGCGCCCCTCTGGGCGATGCTCCGATGGCATACCTGCTCTTTCACAAGTACATGCGGCACAACCCCGCGAATTCGCACTGGTCCAATCGCGACCGCTTTGTGCTTTCCAACGGACACGCTTCCGCGCTGCTTTATGGCCTGTTGCATCTTTCCGGATACAAGGTCAGTCTGGAGGACCTGCAGCAGTTTCGCCAGTGGGGGTCAAACACCCCGGGGCACCCGGAGAGGGGAGATACAGACGGGGTGGAGGTGACCACCGGTCCCCTGGGACAAGGCTTTGCCATGGGTGTAGGCCTGGCTGCTGCAGAAAAACATCTGGCTGCTGTTTACAACCGTCCCGGATTTGACATCGTCGACCATTACACCTATGGAATCTGTTCCGATGGGGACCTGATGGAGGGGATCTCGCATGAGGCGGCCTCTCTGGCCGGGACTCTGGGGCTGGGCAAGCTGATTTATCTCTATGATGACAACCTGATCTCCCTGGACGGCCCAACCGATCTTTCCTATACAGAGGACGTTTTGAAGCGCTTTGAAGCCTATCACTGGCACGTGCAGATGGTGCAGGATGGCAATGATCTGGAAGCGCTGGGCAAGGCCATAGAAGCGGCGAAGGCGGTGAAGGACAAGCCGTCGTTGATTGCCGTGCGCACCATTATCGGTTACGGAAGCCCCCTGGCCGGAACAAACAAGGTCCACGGCGAAGCGATGGGCGCTGAAAATGTCAAAAAGACCAAAGAGGCGCTGGGCTGGCCTGCGGACAAGACCTTCTATGTGCCGGAAGAGGCCAGGAAGAACTGGCTGACGATTGTCGATCGCGGCAAGAAGGCCGAAGCAGAATGGAATGCGCTCTTTGCTGAGTATAAGAAGCAGTATCCGGAGCTGGCGGCCGAGTTTGAGCGCACACAGGCGGGCAAGCTTCGGGAGGGTTGGGAGAAGACCATTCCCGTGTTTCCTTCCGACAAGCCTGTGGCCACACGCAACGCCGGCAACGTCGTGATGAATGCCATCGCCAAGCAGGTGCCGGAGCTGATTGGTGGCGCGGCCGACCTGACGGCCTCAACCAAGACCATCGTGAAGGACGGCGGAAATTTCCATCTGGATGCGAAGGGTGTGAACATCTGGTATGGTGTGCGCGAGTTCGGAATGTGCGCCATTGTGAACGGAATGGCGGCACACGGCGGCGTCATTCCTTACGGGTCCACTTTCTTTGTCTTTACTGATTACGCCAAACCTGCGCTGCGCATGGCGGCCATCATGCACGTGCACTCGCTTTTCATCTTTACGCATGATTCGATTGCGCTCGGTGAGGACGGACCGACGCACCAGCCCATCGAACACTTGATGGCCTTGCGCGCTGTGCCGCACTTGACGGACTTTCGTCCGGCAGATGCAAATGAGACGGCTGCTGCATGGCGGCTGGCGCTGGAGCGCAACAGCCCGTCCTTTATGGCGCTTTCGCGGCAGGACCTTCCAGTGCTCGATGCCGCGACACACAACATCTATGACGGCGTCAAGCATGGCGCTTATATCGTGGAAAAGGGCGGCGATTCCCCAGATTTGCTGATTGTGGCCACCGGGTCAGAGTTGTGGCCTGCGCTTGAGGCCGCGACTGCGCTGAAAAAGGACGGGATTACCGCGCGTGTTGTGTCCATGCCGAGCTGGAAGCTCTTTGAAGAGCAGAGCGAGGAGTACAAGTCGTCGATCTTCCCCGATCATTTGCCCAAGCTTGCCGTGGAGGCGGGCAGCCCGATTGGCTGGTGGAAGTATGTAGGCCGCCATGGTGACGTGATTGGCCTGGAACGGTTCGGCGCTTCGGCCCCCGGCAAAGTGGTCCTGGAAAAACTTGGGTTCAGCGCGACGAACATTGCTGCTCGCGGCAAGGCCCTGCTGGATCGTGTCCGTAAAACGGAAGCCGCCATGGCAGGAAAGTAA
- the rpiB gene encoding ribose 5-phosphate isomerase B produces MKLVIAADHAGFPLKEEVRGYLERLGHEVVDLGAYNTEPSDYPDFAEAVGKALAAGRAERGILICGSGVGVCVAANKMPGIRAAMCHDTYSAHQGVEHDDMNVLVLGARIIGPALAFDLVSSYLNARFQKQEERFVRRLNKVKAIEARYMPEAAKLESHAAK; encoded by the coding sequence ATGAAACTGGTGATTGCAGCCGACCACGCGGGCTTTCCCCTCAAAGAGGAGGTCCGCGGCTATCTGGAGCGCCTGGGGCATGAGGTTGTTGATCTGGGCGCTTACAATACAGAGCCATCGGATTATCCCGATTTTGCTGAGGCCGTGGGCAAGGCGCTGGCAGCAGGACGGGCCGAGCGCGGCATCCTGATCTGCGGTAGCGGTGTTGGTGTCTGTGTCGCGGCCAACAAGATGCCGGGCATCCGTGCGGCGATGTGCCATGATACCTATTCGGCGCATCAGGGAGTAGAGCACGATGATATGAATGTCCTGGTGCTGGGGGCGAGAATTATCGGCCCGGCCCTGGCGTTTGATCTGGTTTCGTCTTACCTGAATGCGCGTTTTCAAAAACAGGAAGAGCGTTTTGTGCGCCGCTTGAACAAGGTCAAGGCCATAGAGGCGCGCTACATGCCGGAGGCGGCGAAGCTGGAGAGTCACGCCGCAAAATAA
- a CDS encoding HAD family hydrolase: protein MATISTILWDVGGVLLTNGWDHHERAAVLSHFGVDREAFEQRHPEANDAWEKGLISVEEYLSRTVFDGPRQFTPGDFVEAMKAQSKRLDDSALGILADLAASDTVTLGMLNNEARELNDFRIQKFHLTDYFDLFLSSCYVGLRKPDARIFRLACDVLQRKPEEMAFVDDRPANVQAAKDIGMHGIVYEGAEKLKLELMDLGLLQWA, encoded by the coding sequence ATGGCAACCATCAGCACAATTTTGTGGGATGTGGGCGGGGTCCTGCTGACGAATGGCTGGGACCATCACGAGCGTGCGGCAGTGCTGTCTCATTTTGGAGTGGACCGCGAGGCGTTTGAGCAGCGTCATCCAGAAGCCAACGATGCATGGGAAAAGGGCCTCATTTCGGTTGAGGAGTATTTGAGCCGGACGGTCTTTGATGGTCCGCGTCAGTTCACGCCCGGGGACTTTGTGGAAGCGATGAAGGCGCAGTCGAAGCGGCTTGACGACAGCGCACTCGGAATCCTCGCGGACCTGGCAGCATCAGACACTGTAACGCTGGGAATGCTGAACAATGAGGCGCGCGAGCTGAATGATTTCCGGATCCAGAAGTTTCATTTAACAGATTACTTTGATCTGTTTCTCAGCTCGTGCTACGTAGGTCTTCGCAAGCCGGATGCGCGGATCTTCCGGCTGGCCTGTGACGTATTGCAGCGAAAACCGGAAGAGATGGCTTTTGTCGATGATCGGCCTGCAAATGTGCAGGCAGCAAAAGATATCGGGATGCACGGGATTGTGTATGAAGGCGCAGAGAAATTGAAGTTGGAACTGATGGACCTGGGCCTGTTGCAGTGGGCGTAG
- the gnd gene encoding phosphogluconate dehydrogenase (NAD(+)-dependent, decarboxylating), with amino-acid sequence MELGIIGLGKMGGNMAERLRLAGHKVVGFDFNADAVKKLTDAGSLGVSSLEDLVKNLSAPRAIWIMVPSGDPVDQTIAKLEPLMQKGDTFIDGGNSNYKDSQRRYAALKAKGFNFVDVGTSGGVWGLKEGYSMMIGGDKEPVERLRPIFEALAPAKDKGWGHVGPAGAGHFVKMVHNGIEYGMMQAYAEGFSIMGHKKELNLDLPQIAEIWRYGSVVRSWLLDLTAEALAKNPTLDGLEAYVADSGEGRWTVFEAIDLNVSAPVITESLIRRIRSREENNFTDRMLAIMRNAFGGHAVKTEK; translated from the coding sequence ATGGAGCTGGGCATCATTGGTCTGGGAAAAATGGGTGGCAATATGGCAGAGCGTCTGCGTCTGGCTGGCCATAAGGTAGTTGGGTTTGACTTTAACGCCGATGCAGTGAAGAAGCTGACAGATGCTGGCTCCCTGGGGGTTTCGTCTCTGGAAGACCTGGTGAAGAACCTCTCTGCGCCGCGCGCCATCTGGATCATGGTGCCCTCAGGCGACCCGGTAGACCAGACCATTGCCAAGCTTGAGCCGCTGATGCAGAAGGGCGACACGTTCATTGATGGCGGCAATTCCAATTACAAGGATTCCCAGCGTCGTTACGCTGCGCTGAAGGCCAAAGGCTTCAACTTCGTGGATGTCGGCACGTCCGGAGGCGTGTGGGGCCTGAAAGAGGGCTACAGCATGATGATTGGCGGTGACAAGGAGCCAGTCGAGCGGCTGCGTCCGATCTTTGAAGCCCTGGCTCCGGCAAAAGACAAGGGCTGGGGTCATGTTGGTCCCGCCGGCGCCGGCCACTTTGTCAAGATGGTCCACAACGGCATTGAATACGGAATGATGCAGGCCTATGCAGAAGGTTTTTCCATCATGGGCCACAAGAAGGAGCTGAACCTTGATCTGCCGCAAATCGCAGAAATATGGCGCTATGGCAGCGTCGTGCGTTCATGGCTGCTTGATTTGACGGCCGAAGCGCTGGCCAAAAATCCGACCCTCGATGGTCTGGAAGCGTATGTGGCCGATTCGGGTGAGGGACGCTGGACGGTCTTTGAGGCCATTGATCTGAATGTTTCAGCCCCTGTGATCACCGAATCACTCATCCGGCGCATCCGTTCGCGCGAAGAGAACAATTTCACCGACCGTATGCTGGCAATCATGCGCAATGCCTTTGGTGGACACGCGGTCAAGACCGAGAAATAG
- the zwf gene encoding glucose-6-phosphate dehydrogenase: MATATEVRVAPEDVQAAARRSERIPDPAVVVIFGASGDLTKRKLLPALFHLEQQGLLPAEFSIVGVARRDLKSSFAADMKDGILKYGGGKPDDSTLDSFIGKVEYHAMNFDDDKGYIELKSLLETIDKERGTQGNRLFYLAVAPEYFADIINRLGEHGMAHPEKGYARVIIEKPFGHDLKSAKELNDDVNRVFDEDQIFRIDHYLGKETVQNILVFRFANGIFEPIWNRNYIDHVQITAAESIGIEGRGPFYEKAGALRDVVQNHMMELLSFVAMEPPVSFEANAVRGEKVKVWRAIKQIPIENTVRGQYALGMVDGQQVQGYREEDRVDPNSTTETFAALKLEIENWRWAGVPFYLRAGKRLAKRVTEIMIQFKQPPLLLFDRLGGGPCNEIQPNILTIRIQPDEGISLRFGAKVPGPDTNVCPVVMDFQYASAFGVNSANGYERLLLDAMLGDQTLFAHRDGVEATWALFTPVLEAWAKSKPRDFPNYTSGTWGPKAADGLIGRDGRKWHQL, encoded by the coding sequence ATGGCGACGGCAACTGAAGTCAGGGTCGCACCTGAAGATGTGCAGGCGGCAGCAAGGCGCAGCGAGCGGATTCCGGACCCGGCAGTAGTGGTCATCTTTGGGGCCTCCGGGGACCTGACCAAGCGTAAGCTTCTGCCCGCTCTCTTTCATCTGGAGCAGCAGGGACTCCTTCCGGCTGAGTTTTCGATTGTGGGCGTGGCCCGCCGCGACCTTAAATCCAGCTTTGCTGCTGATATGAAAGACGGCATCCTGAAATACGGTGGCGGCAAGCCGGACGATAGCACCCTCGACAGTTTCATCGGCAAGGTGGAATACCATGCCATGAATTTTGACGATGACAAGGGTTATATCGAATTAAAGTCGCTGCTTGAAACCATTGACAAAGAGCGCGGGACGCAAGGCAACCGGCTCTTCTATCTTGCCGTTGCGCCTGAATACTTTGCTGACATCATTAATCGTCTGGGCGAACACGGGATGGCGCATCCGGAAAAAGGGTATGCGCGCGTCATTATTGAAAAGCCCTTCGGCCACGACCTGAAATCGGCTAAAGAACTGAATGATGATGTCAACCGCGTCTTTGACGAAGACCAGATCTTCCGCATCGATCACTATCTGGGCAAAGAGACGGTGCAGAACATCCTGGTCTTTCGCTTTGCCAATGGCATTTTCGAGCCCATCTGGAACCGCAATTACATTGACCATGTACAGATTACGGCGGCCGAGAGTATTGGCATCGAAGGCCGCGGGCCGTTTTATGAGAAGGCCGGCGCGCTGCGCGATGTCGTGCAGAACCACATGATGGAGCTGCTCTCATTCGTGGCCATGGAGCCGCCGGTTTCGTTTGAGGCCAATGCGGTGCGGGGAGAAAAGGTCAAGGTATGGCGGGCAATTAAACAGATCCCGATAGAAAACACCGTGCGCGGCCAGTACGCTCTGGGCATGGTGGATGGCCAACAGGTGCAGGGTTACCGCGAGGAAGACCGCGTAGACCCGAACTCCACCACGGAAACATTTGCCGCACTTAAGCTGGAGATTGAAAACTGGCGATGGGCCGGGGTGCCGTTTTACCTGCGCGCGGGCAAGCGATTGGCCAAGCGGGTGACGGAGATCATGATCCAGTTCAAGCAGCCCCCGCTGCTGTTGTTTGACCGCTTGGGTGGCGGCCCGTGCAATGAAATCCAACCCAATATTCTGACCATCCGGATTCAGCCGGATGAAGGTATCTCCTTGCGGTTTGGCGCAAAGGTCCCAGGGCCGGACACGAATGTTTGCCCCGTAGTGATGGATTTTCAATACGCGTCGGCCTTCGGGGTCAATTCTGCAAACGGCTATGAGCGGCTGCTGCTCGATGCCATGCTGGGAGACCAGACACTCTTCGCTCATCGTGATGGCGTGGAGGCGACCTGGGCGCTCTTCACTCCGGTGCTGGAGGCGTGGGCGAAATCGAAGCCGAGGGACTTCCCGAATTACACCAGTGGAACCTGGGGGCCGAAGGCCGCCGACGGGCTGATTGGACGCGACGGTCGGAAATGGCACCAGCTCTGA
- the pgl gene encoding 6-phosphogluconolactonase codes for MPRKILVEYRVSDGPDLLARAAAEHFLKTVQEAVAAQGKARIAISGGSTPKRTFELLANPEERFLQAMPWDRLELYWVDERTVPPTDQDSNYRMTREALLEKVPLKPEQVFRMEGELDPEEAAARYESLIRNNFRLEGAEVPRFDLVQLGMGDDGHTASLFPHTQAIHELGRIVVANHVPQKDTWRITLTWPVLIEASEVFFLIGGKDKAEPLHRVLQGPYDPETLPSQLVRPKSGKLLLLLDKDAAALLPAPGPDGRGTLEIER; via the coding sequence ATGCCGAGAAAAATCCTAGTTGAATATCGTGTTTCTGATGGACCAGACCTTCTGGCCCGTGCTGCGGCGGAACATTTTTTGAAAACGGTCCAGGAGGCCGTTGCCGCGCAAGGGAAGGCCCGCATCGCCATCTCCGGCGGCAGCACGCCGAAGCGCACGTTTGAACTGCTGGCAAATCCTGAGGAAAGATTTCTGCAGGCCATGCCGTGGGACAGGCTGGAGCTTTACTGGGTAGATGAGCGTACGGTCCCGCCTACCGATCAAGACAGCAATTACCGCATGACGCGCGAGGCGCTGCTTGAAAAGGTCCCCCTGAAACCAGAGCAGGTCTTTCGCATGGAAGGGGAACTCGATCCGGAAGAAGCCGCGGCGCGATATGAGTCGCTGATCCGTAACAACTTCCGGCTGGAAGGTGCAGAAGTGCCACGGTTTGACCTTGTCCAGCTTGGCATGGGCGATGATGGCCACACCGCATCGCTCTTTCCTCACACGCAGGCGATCCATGAATTGGGGCGGATTGTGGTGGCGAACCACGTTCCGCAAAAAGACACCTGGCGCATTACGCTGACCTGGCCCGTGCTGATTGAAGCAAGCGAAGTCTTCTTCCTGATCGGTGGCAAGGACAAGGCGGAGCCGCTGCACCGTGTGCTGCAGGGGCCTTATGATCCGGAAACATTGCCGTCGCAGCTGGTTCGTCCGAAGAGCGGCAAGCTGCTTCTGCTTCTCGACAAGGATGCGGCAGCGCTGTTGCCCGCGCCCGGCCCAGATGGGCGAGGAACACTGGAGATAGAACGATGA